In Aphelocoma coerulescens isolate FSJ_1873_10779 chromosome 3, UR_Acoe_1.0, whole genome shotgun sequence, a single window of DNA contains:
- the ALKAL2 gene encoding ALK and LTK ligand 2: MSGLRSSGLLGLVLLMLSAGYCKEKTDSADLKDKQSLLNLIMEIIQELKRYHLEKDSGMQYFSKHDYNLDRRQVADYGGYQDEQRVEIVPRDLRMKDKFLKHLTGPLYFSPKCSKHFHRLYHNTRDCTIPAYYKRCARLLTRLAVSPMCMEG, from the exons ATGAGTGGACTGAGGTCTtctgggctgctggggctggtacTCTTAATGCTCTCAGCAGGGTACTGCAAAGAGAAAACGGACTCCGCAGATTTGAAGGACAAGCAAAGTCTCTTGAATCTCATCATGGAGATCATTCAGGAACTGAAAAGGTACCACCTGGAGAAGGACAGTGGGATGCAGTACTTCTCCAAGCATGACTATAACTTGGATCGAAGGCAAGTGGCTGACTACGGAGGGTACCAGGATGAACAGAGAGTTG AAATAGTTCCCAGAGATCTGAGGATGAAAGACAAATTCTTGAAGCATTTAACAG GTCCACTTTACTTTAGCCCAAAATGTAGCAAACACTTTCATCGGCTTTATCACAATACAAGGGACTGCACCATCCCAGCAT ACTATAAAAGATGTGCCAGGCTTCTTACTCGATTGGCAGTAAGCCCTATGTGCATGGAAGGATAA